The following coding sequences are from one Desulfosporosinus orientis DSM 765 window:
- a CDS encoding uracil-xanthine permease family protein, with amino-acid sequence MENSKRIIHSDEKLSISQSLFYGFQSVLACNFFLGPIVLIGAFQLDVKDAAALIAFTFLACGLATIVQSGFFLKFQVIQGMSFATLGAIISIGMKTDFATLFGALMIGSGVLIVIGVTKIFSKIVSRLIPGLVAGTVIICIGLALMPITWNSLIAIPGNPGINFLEAGVTFAAMLIFMRLGSFQSSLGRILSIGSVIYAIVLGTIVASLFGHVDLSPVGTAPWFSIPKLFPYGPPKFDLNASLVMTFILLIVLVESIGTWFTYTALSGETMDNQRIDRGVIGEGLGCLIGTLFGGMPVTSYGSNSGVLAVTKVFSRYAALGAGVIAIAMALCPKLMYLIAVIPSSVIWGIYAVICVAVVMSGLASIRVYPFSERNNLVVGVSILTTIGASLLPPQLVNSLPSLISYVLGSAIIVGALTAIILNLIIPEKEEDGISLGQIEANPAAVATK; translated from the coding sequence ATGGAGAATTCAAAGAGAATCATTCACAGTGATGAAAAACTTTCAATTAGTCAGTCATTATTCTATGGTTTCCAATCTGTACTTGCTTGTAACTTTTTCTTAGGCCCCATTGTTCTCATCGGTGCTTTTCAGTTAGATGTTAAAGATGCCGCAGCACTTATAGCCTTCACATTTTTGGCCTGCGGCCTGGCCACAATCGTACAATCCGGTTTCTTTCTGAAATTCCAGGTTATTCAAGGCATGTCCTTTGCGACCCTGGGAGCCATTATCTCAATCGGGATGAAAACAGACTTTGCCACGCTTTTTGGGGCCTTAATGATAGGCTCAGGTGTCCTGATTGTCATTGGTGTAACAAAGATCTTCAGTAAAATCGTCAGCAGATTAATTCCCGGACTTGTAGCCGGAACCGTTATTATTTGCATTGGTCTTGCCTTGATGCCTATAACCTGGAATTCTTTAATTGCTATTCCAGGCAATCCTGGAATTAACTTTCTTGAAGCCGGCGTCACATTTGCTGCGATGCTGATTTTCATGAGACTGGGCAGTTTTCAAAGTAGTTTAGGCAGAATTCTTTCCATCGGCTCCGTAATTTATGCTATTGTCCTGGGGACAATTGTCGCATCCTTGTTTGGCCATGTTGATTTGTCTCCCGTTGGAACTGCTCCGTGGTTTTCCATTCCGAAACTATTCCCATATGGCCCTCCGAAATTCGACTTGAATGCTAGTTTGGTGATGACCTTTATCTTGCTGATTGTTTTGGTTGAATCAATTGGTACTTGGTTTACCTATACCGCTCTCTCTGGTGAGACTATGGATAACCAACGAATTGACCGGGGTGTTATCGGGGAAGGCCTTGGCTGTCTGATCGGGACATTATTCGGTGGTATGCCAGTTACCAGTTATGGTTCGAACTCCGGCGTTCTTGCTGTCACCAAAGTATTCAGCCGTTATGCTGCCCTGGGAGCCGGCGTTATCGCAATCGCCATGGCCCTTTGTCCTAAACTCATGTATCTCATTGCTGTAATCCCTTCATCCGTTATCTGGGGAATATATGCTGTCATCTGTGTTGCTGTCGTCATGAGCGGTTTAGCCAGTATTCGCGTTTATCCTTTCAGCGAGCGCAATAATTTAGTTGTAGGGGTTTCGATTCTAACAACCATCGGCGCCAGTCTTTTACCGCCCCAGCTGGTTAATAGCCTGCCTTCTCTCATCAGCTATGTGTTGGGATCCGCAATTATCGTAGGTGCCTTAACGGCCATTATTTTGAATTTGATTATTCCGGAAAAAGAAGAAGATGGGATTTCACTGGGGCAAATTGAGGCTAATCCAGCTGCAGTAGCTACTAAATGA
- a CDS encoding uroporphyrinogen decarboxylase family protein, translating to MDTAKLFEERVKRFVETTNHQEPDRVPILSNIETWAISYAGATVHECLESHEKEFEIFAKPFQDIYFDGTLGFSMNRAMKLYSALGSNAYFVSNDGTTLQHQEISPMQADEYDAFIEDPIKFTRNVLFKRKYPALNKPYPENKQALKAAALELVDFGAKLGNGAAYLKEKLGIPVTSYSLVISPMDILFDYMRGFVGATTDLRRNPEKVKASTEKLAEFCMGISTGGAPKIDPFPWTFTPLHMPEFLSPKQFGEFYWPAYKKVLLAIHERGGKVYAFLEGSWERFYEFLQELPKSFLIAAFERDDVAQAKKALGDKITICGGMPLSLLRYGTKEECIDHAKKVVDACAPGGGFIFGTNLVLLSQGDVNPENYKAVNEFVHNYGVY from the coding sequence ATGGATACAGCAAAGCTATTTGAAGAAAGAGTAAAACGTTTTGTTGAAACGACTAATCATCAGGAACCGGACAGAGTACCGATCTTATCCAATATAGAAACCTGGGCGATTTCTTACGCCGGTGCTACGGTCCATGAGTGTTTGGAAAGTCATGAAAAAGAATTTGAGATCTTTGCCAAGCCATTTCAAGATATTTACTTTGACGGCACCTTAGGCTTTTCTATGAATCGGGCAATGAAGCTTTACTCAGCCTTAGGGTCCAATGCTTACTTCGTATCCAATGACGGCACTACCCTTCAGCACCAGGAAATATCCCCCATGCAAGCAGATGAGTATGATGCCTTCATTGAAGATCCAATCAAATTTACCCGCAATGTATTATTTAAACGAAAATATCCTGCCCTTAACAAGCCCTATCCGGAAAATAAACAGGCCTTGAAAGCAGCGGCTTTAGAGCTGGTTGATTTTGGAGCAAAATTAGGGAATGGCGCTGCTTATCTCAAAGAAAAGCTGGGTATACCCGTTACCTCCTACAGCCTGGTTATTTCACCCATGGATATCTTATTTGACTATATGCGGGGATTTGTGGGAGCCACAACGGACTTGCGGAGAAATCCGGAAAAAGTAAAGGCTTCTACGGAAAAGTTAGCTGAATTTTGCATGGGTATCTCAACCGGTGGCGCGCCCAAAATTGATCCTTTCCCCTGGACCTTTACGCCCCTGCACATGCCGGAATTCCTGTCCCCCAAGCAATTTGGCGAATTCTATTGGCCCGCTTATAAGAAAGTTCTTCTGGCGATTCATGAACGAGGGGGGAAAGTATACGCCTTTTTGGAAGGAAGCTGGGAACGGTTTTATGAGTTTTTGCAAGAACTGCCCAAGTCATTCTTAATTGCCGCTTTTGAAAGAGATGATGTAGCTCAAGCCAAAAAGGCACTTGGTGATAAAATTACCATTTGCGGCGGGATGCCATTAAGTCTGCTCAGGTATGGAACAAAGGAAGAATGTATTGATCATGCTAAAAAGGTGGTCGATGCTTGCGCTCCGGGCGGGGGATTTATCTTTGGCACCAATCTTGTTTTGCTGTCCCAGGGGGATGTTAACCCGGAAAACTATAAAGCGGTTAATGAATTTGTCCACAATTATGGAGTTTATTAA
- a CDS encoding cobalamin B12-binding domain-containing protein, whose amino-acid sequence MIDLQKLTQYVGDLDEKAVLAMLNEFVAGGPSEAEAQDVVAACQKGMTIVGDLFEKNEYYVGDLIFAGELLMSALDIIKPVLGQGVSAKIGSIVMGTVEGDLHDIGKNIFKGMSEAAGFEVYDLGIDVSPSAFVEKVKEVKPNILGMSGVLTLALSSMKKTVEAIEEAGLRDDIKIVIGGNPVNAEACQQIGADAFTVNAAEGIKICQGWV is encoded by the coding sequence ATGATTGACTTACAAAAACTAACACAATACGTGGGTGATTTAGACGAAAAAGCCGTGCTGGCTATGCTCAATGAATTCGTGGCAGGGGGTCCTTCCGAGGCCGAAGCTCAGGATGTGGTCGCTGCCTGCCAAAAGGGTATGACCATAGTGGGCGACCTGTTTGAAAAAAATGAGTATTACGTAGGCGACCTGATTTTTGCCGGAGAGCTTTTAATGTCTGCGCTGGATATTATCAAGCCTGTGCTGGGTCAGGGAGTGTCTGCGAAAATTGGCTCCATCGTCATGGGCACAGTTGAAGGGGATCTCCATGACATCGGCAAAAACATCTTTAAGGGAATGTCCGAAGCCGCCGGTTTTGAGGTATATGACCTGGGTATAGACGTATCCCCCAGTGCCTTCGTTGAAAAGGTTAAAGAAGTGAAGCCAAATATTTTGGGTATGAGCGGCGTTCTGACCCTGGCTCTCAGCTCAATGAAGAAGACGGTGGAAGCTATAGAGGAAGCGGGCTTGCGCGATGATATCAAGATCGTTATTGGCGGCAACCCGGTCAACGCTGAAGCCTGTCAGCAGATTGGCGCCGATGCCTTTACAGTCAACGCGGCTGAAGGAATCAAAATCTGCCAGGGATGGGTCTAA
- a CDS encoding methyltetrahydrofolate cobalamin methyltransferase, translating into MIIIGEKINGTIPSMKRAIEEKDEGFIRDIAVKQAEAGADFIDVCASTAPEIEVQTLLWLMNIVQDVTDTPLCIDSPNPKVIEEVFKHAKRPGLVNSVSLEGDKCDIIYPLIKGTEWQVVALTCDNKGIPSDVTRRVEIAQVLVEKAAQFDITPDRIHIDPLVIALSAENQSLLKFVEATKAIKALYPTIKITSGLSNISFGMPLRKVVNQSFLTMAMMAGMDSAIIDPINRDMMACLLANEALLGRDKYCRNYANAYRKNKIGPLRVV; encoded by the coding sequence ATGATCATCATCGGAGAAAAAATTAACGGAACCATTCCCAGTATGAAAAGAGCGATTGAGGAAAAAGATGAAGGGTTTATTCGTGACATTGCTGTTAAGCAGGCCGAGGCTGGAGCAGATTTTATCGATGTCTGTGCAAGTACGGCTCCTGAAATAGAAGTTCAGACCTTACTCTGGCTGATGAATATTGTACAGGATGTCACTGATACTCCCCTGTGTATCGACAGCCCAAACCCCAAGGTCATTGAAGAGGTTTTTAAGCATGCCAAGCGGCCCGGCCTGGTTAACTCCGTTTCCTTGGAAGGTGATAAATGTGATATCATTTATCCTCTAATCAAAGGGACGGAATGGCAGGTAGTAGCCTTAACTTGTGATAATAAGGGAATACCTTCTGATGTTACAAGAAGGGTTGAGATAGCCCAGGTCCTTGTCGAAAAGGCTGCTCAATTTGACATTACCCCGGATAGAATCCATATTGATCCTTTAGTGATTGCCCTATCTGCTGAGAATCAATCTTTGCTTAAGTTTGTTGAGGCAACGAAAGCAATCAAAGCATTGTATCCTACGATTAAGATTACCTCTGGTTTGAGCAATATCTCCTTTGGTATGCCTTTGCGTAAGGTAGTTAATCAAAGTTTCCTGACTATGGCGATGATGGCAGGAATGGATTCAGCCATTATTGACCCGATTAACAGAGATATGATGGCTTGCCTGTTAGCTAATGAAGCTTTACTTGGCAGGGACAAATACTGCAGAAATTACGCTAATGCCTATCGCAAAAACAAAATCGGACCTCTTCGGGTAGTTTGA
- a CDS encoding GNAT family N-acetyltransferase: MKKITNDHDPSGYILESERLKFRHITPKDFASLKEMLSDPQVMYAWEHTFTDDQIHDWIETQLSFYRQDNAGYFAAIEKTTGAFVGQMGLHRCEFNQQSVFEVCYMLKHRNWHHGYALEGIRALTDYAFGEMDLPAVYAQIKTNNTPSIAVAESAGFKKKTVFIKHYNGKDMEHFLYSKTKDSHATANIQVKPLMIPTTK; this comes from the coding sequence ATGAAGAAAATAACCAACGATCACGACCCTTCCGGATATATTCTGGAGAGCGAGCGCTTAAAGTTTCGCCATATAACCCCCAAAGATTTTGCTTCCCTTAAAGAAATGCTCTCTGACCCCCAGGTCATGTACGCCTGGGAACATACCTTTACCGACGATCAAATTCATGATTGGATAGAAACTCAATTATCCTTCTACAGGCAAGATAACGCAGGCTATTTTGCTGCGATTGAGAAAACCACCGGAGCTTTTGTGGGACAGATGGGGCTCCATCGCTGTGAATTCAATCAGCAAAGTGTCTTTGAAGTTTGTTACATGCTCAAGCACCGGAACTGGCACCACGGCTACGCTTTGGAGGGCATCAGGGCACTGACAGATTATGCTTTTGGAGAAATGGATTTGCCTGCAGTCTATGCCCAAATCAAAACAAATAACACTCCTTCCATAGCGGTTGCTGAATCAGCGGGCTTCAAGAAAAAAACAGTATTTATAAAGCATTACAACGGAAAAGATATGGAGCATTTCCTCTACTCCAAAACAAAAGACAGCCACGCCACGGCAAACATTCAGGTGAAACCGCTTATGATACCAACAACCAAGTGA
- a CDS encoding ABC transporter transmembrane domain-containing protein yields MWFFKQEKKGYILGIIVLVLVALLNLLPPYVVRVIVDEVSRGALRSESLLYWTLILAGIALVVYALRFSWRLMIFGAASRLSRLLRKQLFDHFTRMSPQFYQKHRTGDLMAHATNDIQAVEMTAGMGVLTLVDSIITGGLVLSSMAVFISWKLTLITLLPMPLMAWSTSRYGTMLHNRFHRAQAAFSDLNNKVLENINGMRVVKAFGEEEAELEDFRRLSEDVVAKNLAVAKVDALFDPTIQLIIGLSFFLALIFGSIDVIHGQLTFGQLTQFTIYLGQFIWPMLAFGWLFNILERGRASYDRIEGLLKIKQTIKEKEGALSRFNNGIVIYKGASFTYPEGNTPILQNINVRVEQGQTLGIVGKTGSGKTTFLRLLLREFDLNQGDLQIGRTSVYGVTLEALRSKIGYVPQDCFLFSTTIAENIALGKPEASLEEIHQAAEIAHIHEDVLSFPEGYGTLVGDRGITLSGGQKQRISIARALLLEPEILILDDSLSAVDAKTEKSILQSLGKMRVQKTTFLSSHRLSAVEEADLIIVLKDGQITEHGSHAELMALKGWYAATYRRQQLESFLAEGEED; encoded by the coding sequence ATGTGGTTTTTTAAGCAGGAGAAAAAAGGCTATATCTTAGGGATCATTGTCTTAGTCCTGGTCGCTCTGCTAAATTTATTACCTCCTTATGTTGTTCGTGTTATTGTCGATGAAGTCAGCCGTGGGGCCCTAAGGTCGGAATCCTTGCTTTATTGGACGCTGATCCTTGCCGGGATAGCTTTGGTTGTTTATGCTCTGCGCTTTTCCTGGCGGTTAATGATTTTTGGGGCGGCAAGCCGTTTAAGCAGGCTGCTTAGAAAGCAGCTTTTTGATCACTTTACCCGGATGTCCCCGCAATTTTATCAAAAGCACCGCACCGGGGATTTAATGGCCCATGCCACCAATGACATCCAAGCCGTTGAAATGACGGCCGGCATGGGGGTATTGACTTTAGTAGACTCCATAATAACCGGTGGGTTAGTGCTTTCATCAATGGCGGTATTTATCAGCTGGAAACTAACGCTGATTACCCTATTGCCAATGCCCCTGATGGCTTGGTCCACCAGCCGTTATGGGACAATGCTGCACAACCGCTTTCACCGGGCTCAAGCCGCCTTTTCTGATCTTAACAATAAAGTGCTGGAAAACATTAACGGGATGAGAGTTGTCAAAGCCTTCGGAGAAGAAGAGGCAGAATTAGAAGATTTTCGCAGGTTATCTGAGGATGTGGTAGCGAAGAACCTGGCTGTTGCCAAAGTAGATGCCCTCTTTGACCCGACAATCCAGCTGATTATTGGGCTTTCTTTTTTTCTGGCCCTTATTTTTGGCTCAATTGACGTGATTCATGGCCAATTAACCTTTGGGCAGCTGACTCAGTTTACCATCTATTTAGGTCAATTTATCTGGCCCATGCTTGCTTTCGGCTGGCTGTTCAACATTCTTGAACGGGGCAGAGCCTCCTATGACCGCATAGAGGGGCTATTGAAGATCAAGCAAACAATTAAGGAAAAGGAGGGGGCCCTTAGCCGCTTCAACAATGGTATTGTGATCTATAAAGGAGCTTCCTTTACTTATCCTGAAGGCAATACACCCATTTTGCAAAATATCAATGTCCGGGTGGAGCAGGGGCAAACCCTGGGAATTGTCGGTAAAACAGGGAGCGGGAAGACAACCTTTCTGCGCCTGCTTCTGCGGGAGTTTGACCTTAACCAGGGAGATCTGCAAATAGGCAGAACGTCGGTTTACGGTGTAACCCTGGAAGCTTTGCGCAGTAAAATAGGCTATGTGCCTCAAGATTGTTTTCTTTTCTCCACGACCATTGCTGAAAATATAGCCTTAGGCAAACCGGAGGCCTCCCTGGAGGAAATTCATCAGGCGGCAGAAATTGCCCACATCCACGAAGATGTGCTGAGTTTTCCCGAGGGGTATGGCACCCTGGTCGGAGACCGGGGGATCACACTTTCCGGAGGGCAGAAGCAGAGGATATCTATTGCCCGGGCCCTTTTGCTGGAACCGGAAATTCTCATTTTAGACGACTCATTATCGGCAGTTGATGCGAAAACGGAGAAATCGATTTTACAGAGTCTGGGAAAAATGCGGGTTCAAAAAACCACCTTCCTATCTTCTCATCGTCTTAGCGCCGTCGAAGAAGCAGACCTAATCATCGTGCTTAAAGACGGACAAATCACGGAACATGGTTCCCATGCGGAGCTGATGGCTCTCAAGGGCTGGTATGCCGCCACCTATCGAAGGCAGCAGCTGGAATCCTTCCTTGCAGAGGGGGAGGAAGATTGA
- a CDS encoding ABC transporter ATP-binding protein — translation MVIRRLLNYLIPHKKALTLASFILILATFADVIGPVLVKVFLDQHLVPRSFDRGALIILASSYLGLNILSAILHYYQLVSFNEIALEIVRQLRIDVFSHVQNLEFKVFDNTPAGALISRITNDTEAVKELFVGVLAAFVQNVVFMLGVFVAMFYLDVRLACFCLILLPVIIILMISYRKVSTKVYRRLRQELSHLNAKLNESIQGMNIIQAMRQEKRFRREFQTINNNYYREGMANIRLEGLFVRPAVDLIYTWALIMVLNYFGFQSLAGPIEIGVLYAFINYLDRFFEPVNMMMERLSQFQQSFVAAERVFELVDDRRVTPKGASVDVPGISQGKIEFKEVSFSYDGDKGAKVLKSINFTACPGQTVALVGHTGSGKSTIANLLMGFYPLTQGEILIDGVSLSQHSHQELRAKVGLVAQDSFLFTGTISSNIALARSEITEKEVREAAAFVQAEDFIGRLPQGFQEPMGERGTTLSSGQRQLICFARTMAGNPRILVLDEATASVDTETEEAIQKALRKMRQGRTTIAIAHRLSTVQDADLILVLHHGEIVERGTHAELLAQEGLYYKMFMLQYGSKE, via the coding sequence ATGGTGATCCGACGCTTACTGAACTATCTTATCCCCCATAAAAAAGCCTTGACCTTGGCTTCTTTCATTCTGATCCTGGCTACCTTTGCCGATGTCATCGGTCCTGTTCTGGTTAAGGTTTTTCTCGATCAGCACTTAGTTCCCCGCTCCTTTGACCGGGGTGCCCTGATCATTCTGGCTTCAAGCTATCTGGGGCTGAACATACTGTCGGCAATATTACACTATTATCAACTAGTCAGCTTCAACGAAATTGCCCTGGAAATCGTCCGGCAGCTGCGAATTGATGTTTTCTCTCATGTACAAAACCTGGAGTTTAAGGTCTTCGACAATACTCCGGCCGGTGCCTTAATTTCTCGCATAACCAATGATACGGAAGCCGTTAAAGAGCTGTTTGTGGGGGTTTTAGCGGCCTTTGTCCAGAATGTGGTTTTCATGCTGGGTGTTTTTGTGGCTATGTTTTATTTAGATGTTCGTTTAGCCTGTTTTTGTCTGATCTTGCTGCCGGTTATTATCATCCTGATGATATCCTACCGCAAAGTAAGTACCAAGGTTTACCGAAGGCTGCGCCAGGAACTTAGTCATCTTAATGCCAAACTGAATGAATCCATCCAGGGGATGAATATCATCCAGGCTATGCGCCAGGAGAAGCGCTTTCGCCGGGAATTTCAGACCATCAACAATAATTACTACCGGGAAGGGATGGCTAATATTCGTTTAGAAGGCCTTTTTGTCCGACCGGCTGTTGACCTGATCTATACCTGGGCCTTAATCATGGTTTTAAATTATTTCGGGTTCCAATCCTTGGCGGGGCCCATTGAAATAGGGGTACTTTACGCTTTTATCAACTACCTGGACCGTTTCTTTGAACCTGTCAACATGATGATGGAGCGTTTGTCCCAATTCCAACAATCCTTCGTTGCGGCCGAGCGGGTTTTTGAATTAGTGGATGACCGGCGCGTAACTCCCAAGGGTGCCTCTGTGGATGTTCCTGGGATCAGTCAGGGAAAAATTGAGTTTAAAGAGGTCAGTTTCTCTTATGACGGCGACAAGGGGGCAAAGGTTTTAAAATCAATCAATTTCACCGCCTGCCCGGGTCAAACGGTTGCTTTAGTCGGGCATACAGGCAGCGGTAAGAGTACCATTGCTAACCTGCTCATGGGCTTCTATCCGCTCACTCAGGGAGAAATCCTTATTGATGGAGTTTCCCTTTCCCAGCACTCCCATCAGGAGCTGCGGGCAAAAGTAGGGCTGGTAGCTCAAGACTCCTTCTTATTCACAGGTACTATTTCCAGTAATATTGCCTTGGCCCGATCTGAGATTACCGAAAAGGAAGTTCGGGAAGCTGCAGCCTTTGTTCAGGCGGAAGATTTTATCGGCAGGCTGCCCCAGGGATTTCAAGAGCCCATGGGAGAACGGGGGACAACCTTATCCAGCGGACAGCGGCAACTGATCTGTTTTGCCCGGACTATGGCCGGCAATCCCAGGATACTTGTCTTAGATGAAGCAACAGCCAGCGTGGATACGGAAACAGAGGAAGCGATTCAAAAAGCTTTGAGAAAGATGCGCCAAGGCCGGACAACTATCGCTATTGCTCACCGGCTTTCAACCGTTCAGGACGCCGACCTGATTTTAGTCCTTCACCATGGTGAAATTGTGGAGAGAGGAACTCATGCCGAACTATTGGCACAGGAAGGGTTATATTATAAGATGTTTATGCTGCAGTATGGGAGTAAAGAATAA
- a CDS encoding KilA-N domain-containing protein → MFNTKKKIIYLNPDFNSPEFEGIKNKAGLNRFVLSVKQWTEKTNSRGIIAKAGRYGGTYAHETIAFEFASWVSPQFKLYLIKEFQRLKEEEYKQLGWDIKRNLAKINYRIHTDAIKENLIPPQLTPQQVNQVYASEADVLNVALFGMAAKQWRDANPELKGNIRDYANVSQLVCLSNMENLNAFRITNGQFYKASDQAMIEKCVF, encoded by the coding sequence TTGTTCAATACGAAGAAAAAGATTATATATCTCAATCCCGATTTTAATTCCCCCGAATTCGAGGGAATTAAAAATAAAGCGGGGCTAAATCGGTTTGTATTGTCTGTAAAACAATGGACGGAGAAAACGAATTCTCGTGGGATCATAGCAAAAGCGGGCAGATACGGTGGTACATATGCACATGAAACAATTGCCTTTGAATTTGCCTCGTGGGTATCTCCCCAGTTTAAGCTGTACCTGATTAAAGAATTCCAACGTCTGAAAGAGGAAGAATACAAACAGTTAGGCTGGGATATTAAACGCAATCTTGCGAAAATCAATTACCGCATACATACGGATGCAATCAAAGAAAATTTAATTCCTCCACAGCTTACGCCCCAACAGGTAAATCAGGTATATGCCAGCGAAGCCGATGTGCTAAATGTTGCCTTGTTTGGAATGGCTGCAAAACAGTGGAGAGACGCTAATCCTGAACTCAAAGGGAATATCCGTGATTACGCTAATGTTTCACAGCTTGTTTGTCTTTCCAATATGGAGAACCTGAATGCCTTTAGGATAACAAACGGGCAATTTTACAAAGCCTCAGATCAGGCGATGATTGAAAAATGTGTTTTTTGA
- a CDS encoding class I SAM-dependent methyltransferase, translated as MRDNKKFWNRYSGLYDFEIRRFNQAAYQEMYNLMSEVLQADMRVLEVATGTGLIALGIAKFVRQVEATDFSPKMIETAKKKIAPGNVKFSIEDATALSFANDWFDAVIISNALHIMPDPEAALASIRRVLKPGGLLIAPTFSHGHLKNSFWNLNAKILKLIGFETYSKWTPEEYTGFIEKNGFPVGRRKVLRAAFPLVYLEATKV; from the coding sequence ATGCGCGACAACAAAAAATTTTGGAACCGGTATTCTGGACTGTATGACTTCGAGATTAGGCGGTTTAACCAAGCGGCATACCAAGAAATGTACAATCTGATGTCGGAAGTACTGCAAGCCGATATGCGGGTTTTGGAAGTCGCCACTGGAACCGGTTTAATCGCGCTTGGCATAGCCAAATTTGTCCGGCAAGTTGAAGCGACGGACTTCTCTCCCAAGATGATTGAAACCGCAAAAAAGAAAATTGCTCCGGGCAATGTTAAATTTTCCATCGAGGACGCTACAGCATTATCCTTTGCGAATGACTGGTTTGATGCGGTCATCATTTCCAATGCTTTGCACATTATGCCAGACCCCGAAGCAGCGCTTGCGAGTATCCGCAGGGTACTGAAACCTGGCGGATTGCTGATCGCACCGACTTTTTCGCATGGGCACCTAAAAAACTCCTTCTGGAATCTGAACGCCAAAATACTGAAACTCATCGGGTTTGAAACTTACTCGAAGTGGACACCGGAGGAATATACCGGGTTTATTGAGAAAAATGGTTTTCCGGTTGGCCGGCGGAAAGTATTAAGAGCCGCTTTTCCGCTTGTCTATCTTGAGGCGACTAAAGTCTGA
- a CDS encoding VOC family protein encodes MQGSYCLTKPKRKKGEEALITPYLTFNGNCKDALNFYRAVFHCDEPKVLPYGDYMPEGSKTPPELLRTWVMHAEMVICGTNVWFADEAAPPKNGDNIKLTATVPTGKEATAIFDTLCAGGEVTLPPTETFYSVFHAAVTDKFGVNWNVVAEEMPKQVEG; translated from the coding sequence GTGCAGGGCAGTTACTGCCTGACTAAGCCAAAACGCAAAAAAGGAGAGGAAGCATTGATTACACCTTACCTTACATTCAACGGGAACTGCAAAGACGCGCTGAACTTCTACCGCGCTGTCTTCCATTGCGACGAGCCAAAAGTCCTGCCCTATGGTGACTATATGCCGGAGGGGTCAAAGACGCCGCCTGAGCTGCTGCGTACTTGGGTTATGCACGCCGAGATGGTCATCTGCGGTACGAACGTTTGGTTTGCCGATGAAGCTGCGCCGCCTAAGAACGGCGACAACATTAAACTAACTGCCACGGTACCTACAGGCAAGGAAGCGACGGCTATCTTCGACACGCTTTGCGCCGGTGGTGAGGTGACCCTACCGCCGACCGAGACCTTCTACAGCGTGTTCCACGCTGCAGTAACAGACAAATTCGGAGTGAACTGGAATGTCGTTGCTGAAGAAATGCCGAAGCAAGTGGAGGGATGA